The genomic DNA CGATACCGTGCTCGCTGGTGCCGCGGGCCGGTGCGCCGGTCGGGGCGGCCTCGCCGACCGTGCCCGTGACGGTGACGGTGAGCGAGCCGACGCGGTTCACCTCGGACGGCTCGAGTTCTGTTGGATCGAAGGTGAGGTCGATGCGTGCCTCCTGCCACGATTCGAGGTCGATTTCGACCGGCGTCATTCCATCCCAGCGCGCCATGACGGGGGACTGGGCGTTCAGACCGGTTTCGATCGTGATGAACCCCGCGTCATCCAGGAAGACCCCCTCGAGCTTGGGATCGATGGTGACCTTCGTCTTCGAGGCCTTGTTCCGGATGAAGACCGAGTGCGTGGCCTTCGGCTCATTCCGCCGGATCCAGCCTGACCAGTTATCGAGGGTCACCGTGTCTTTGAACGTCTGCCATGAATCCGGTGCGGCAGTGAACGAGTACTGCATGTCGAATGCGGCGACCTCCGATTTCGCACTGAACTTCGCCTGGTCGGTCCACGCGGCCGTCGTCGCGACCGCGCCGATGCCGAGCGCGGCGCACGCTGCGATGAGGATCTGGAATCCTCGACGCAGCGGTCGGCGGGTATGAGCAGGCACGGTGCGCCTCCTTTCGGTGCTCTGGCGTCGTGGATGCAGCGTGGCTGTGAGGGCAGCGCCGGGGCCGATCCGCGCCCCGGACCGACCCGTTCGGGGCAGGTCGGTGTCCGAGGGGGATCAGCCGATGGGTGTTCGGGAGCGCCGGTCGACCGCCGCTACGGCGCCGGCACAGCCGTGGCGGTCACGGTCAGCGTTCCCGTAGCCCCCTGCAGATCCGTGCGGAGGTCGCCGGGGGTGACGGTGACCGTCATCTCCTTCTTCTCGCCTGGCGTGAGCGTGAACGGCGTTTCTTCCACATTGATCGTGGC from Agromyces larvae includes the following:
- a CDS encoding SipW-dependent-type signal peptide-containing protein; translation: MPAHTRRPLRRGFQILIAACAALGIGAVATTAAWTDQAKFSAKSEVAAFDMQYSFTAAPDSWQTFKDTVTLDNWSGWIRRNEPKATHSVFIRNKASKTKVTIDPKLEGVFLDDAGFITIETGLNAQSPVMARWDGMTPVEIDLESWQEARIDLTFDPTELEPSEVNRVGSLTVTVTGTVGEAAPTGAPARGTSEHGIAAPAVLTPPRWEWT